In Perognathus longimembris pacificus isolate PPM17 chromosome 3, ASM2315922v1, whole genome shotgun sequence, a single window of DNA contains:
- the Ccdc62 gene encoding coiled-coil domain-containing protein 62 isoform X1 yields MNPSATFLAVRQNTGSEVENTTIEKQRKELQLLIGELKDRDKELNDMVAVHQRQLLSWEEDRQKVLTLEERCSKLEGELQKRSEIIKSLMRKVKVLESNQSECQSTLRKTQLQLQEMIQKATHSSLLSEDLEARNENLSNTLVELSAQVGQLQAREQALTTMIKLKDKDIIEAVNHIADCSGKFKLLEHALRDAKMVETCIVKEKQDYKQKLRTLKIEVHKLKEDLNEKTTENNEQREEIIRLKQEKSCLHDELIFTVEREKRKDELLDIAKSKQERTNSELHNLRQIYVKQQSDLQFLNFNVENSQELIQFYDAKMEESKALESSRDMSLSDLENNYSKIDIKRDKCKKSLVKDQKFEAILAQQKADKNSCDVCKEKKLQINSAAGEKKIFTLSSVLTKDLVGKHKCWSLGGKIQIEPENKVALCKMHARSLRDHEFGVLNEEKQLSEVSLPDEKQWQDIGVYLGLASCSDSREPERLDVDCQDPTDRSDASCGPKDNGCLAESNLCISKCCHPSNLIIEAPGHMSDAEWMNIFKPGRGHRIVRHKTVCACAGSLGGTKYNSSSTSELIALQHSHSLDSSKCAGREDESEVPPEKKNLSKALFLSKDGTLSGEKDDFSPTSKLQRLLAESRQMVTDLELSTLLPLSCETHTSSDRNNSEVLEESAPKNVIVSH; encoded by the exons AACACGGGGTCAGAAGTTGAGAATACTACTatcgagaaacaaaggaaggaactgCAGCTGCTCATTGGAGAATTAAAAGACCGAGATAAAGAGCTCAATGATATGGTTGCTGTACATCAAAGACAGCTGCTTTCATGGGAAGAAGATCGGCAGAAAGTGTTGACTCTGGAAGAACGTTGCAGCAAATTAGAAG GTGAACTGCAGAAAAGATCAGAAATTATCAAGTCACTGATGAGGAAGGTTAAAGTCCTGGAATCTAATCAGAGCGAATGTCAGTCGACCCTTCGGAAGACGCAGCTCCAGCTCCAGGAGATGATCCAGAAAGCCACGCACTCCTCGCTCCTCTCTGAGGACCTAGAG GCTAGAAATGAGAATCTCAGCAACACATTAGTGGAACTTTCTGCTCAAGTAGGACAATTACAAGCTAGAGAACAGGCTCTCACCACAATGATAAAGCTAaag GACAAAGATATAATTGAGGCAGTCAATCACATTGCAGATTGCTCGGGTAAATTTAAATTACTAGAACATGCTTTACGTGATGCTAAGATGGTAGAGACCTGTATTGTGAAAGAAAAGCAAGATTACAAGCAGAAGCTGAGAACTCTTAAGATTGAAGTCCATAAGCTGAAAG AGGACCTAAAtgaaaagacaacagaaaataatGAACAGCGAGAAGAGATTATTCGCCTCAAGCAAGAGAAAAGTTGCCTGCATGATGAATTGATTTTTACCG tagagagagaaaagaggaaagatgagTTACTGGATATTGCAAAGTCCAAGCAAGAACGTACAAACTCTGAACTGCATAATCTGAGACAG ATTTATGTGAAACAACAGAGTGACCTGCAGTTTCTTAATTTCAATGTGGAAAATTCTCAGGAATTGATCCAGTTTTATGACGCAAAGATGGAGGAGTCAAAAGCCCTAGAATCCAG CAGAGACATGTCTTTATCTGACCTCGAAAATAACTACTCAAAAATCGATATTAAGAGAGACAAATGTAAGAAGTCACTGGTTAAGGATCAAAAATTCGAGGCCATTTTGGCTCAACAAAAGGCAGACAAAAACTCTTGTGATGTGTGCAAAGAGAAGAAGCTGCAGATAAATAGTGCAGCTggagaaaaaaagatatttacgCTCTCATCTGTGCTTACCAAAGACCTAGTGGGCAAGCACAAGTGTTGGTCTTTGGGTGGAAAAATCCAGATTGAACCTGAAAACAAAGTTGCATTGTGCAAGATGCATGCACGATCCCTGAGAGATCAtgaatttggggttctaaatgaagAGAAGCAGCTCTCGGAAGTGTCGCTGCCTGATGAAAAGCAGTGGCAGGACATTGGTGTTTACCTGGGCCTGGCCAGCTGTTCTGACTCTCGAGAGCCCGAGCGGCTAGATGTGGACTGTCAGGACCCGACAGACAGATCGGATGCCTCCTGTGGCCCAAAAGACAATGGATGTCTGGCTGAGAGCAACCTGTGCATATCCAAGTGCTGCCACCCAAGTAACTTGATCATCGAGGCCCCGGGCCACATGTCTGATGCCGAGTGGATGAACATCTTCAAGCCAGGCAGAGGGCACAGGATTGTCCGCCACAAAaccgtgtgcgcgtgtgcaggcAGCCTCGGCGGAACCAAGTATAATTCTTCCTCCACAAG TGAACTCATTGCCCTCCAGCATTCCCACTCTTTGGATTCTTCAAAATGTGCCGGAAGAGAGGATGAGAGCGAAGTCCCACCTGAGAAAAAGAACTTGTCCAAGGCTTTGTTCCTCAGCAAAGACGGCACACTGTCTGGAGAGAAG GATGACTTTTCGCCCACAAGTAAGCTTCAGCGGCTGCTGGCAGAATCCAGGCAGATGGTCACAGATCTGGAACTGAGCACGCTGCTGCCCCTCAGCTGTGAGACCCACACCAGCAGCGACAGAAAT AACTCAGAAGTATTAGAAGAATCAGCTCCAAAGAATGTCATTGTCAGTCACTGA
- the Ccdc62 gene encoding coiled-coil domain-containing protein 62 isoform X3 produces the protein MNPSATFLAVRQNTGSEVENTTIEKQRKELQLLIGELKDRDKELNDMVAVHQRQLLSWEEDRQKVLTLEERCSKLEGELQKRSEIIKSLMRKVKVLESNQSECQSTLRKTQLQLQEMIQKATHSSLLSEDLEARNENLSNTLVELSAQVGQLQAREQALTTMIKLKDKDIIEAVNHIADCSGKFKLLEHALRDAKMVETCIVKEKQDYKQKLRTLKIEVHKLKEDLNEKTTENNEQREEIIRLKQEKSCLHDELIFTVEREKRKDELLDIAKSKQERTNSELHNLRQIYVKQQSDLQFLNFNVENSQELIQFYDAKMEESKALESSRDMSLSDLENNYSKIDIKRDKCKKSLVKDQKFEAILAQQKADKNSCDVCKEKKLQINSAAGEKKIFTLSSVLTKDLVGKHKCWSLGGKIQIEPENKVALCKMHARSLRDHEFGVLNEEKQLSEVSLPDEKQWQDIGVYLGLASCSDSREPERLDVDCQDPTDRSDASCGPKDNGCLAESNLCISKCCHPSNLIIEAPGHMSDAEWMNIFKPGRGHRIVRHKTVCACAGSLGGTNELIALQHSHSLDSSKCAGREDESEVPPEKKNLSKALFLSKDGTLSGEKDDFSPTSKLQRLLAESRQMVTDLELSTLLPLSCETHTSSDRNNSEVLEESAPKNVIVSH, from the exons AACACGGGGTCAGAAGTTGAGAATACTACTatcgagaaacaaaggaaggaactgCAGCTGCTCATTGGAGAATTAAAAGACCGAGATAAAGAGCTCAATGATATGGTTGCTGTACATCAAAGACAGCTGCTTTCATGGGAAGAAGATCGGCAGAAAGTGTTGACTCTGGAAGAACGTTGCAGCAAATTAGAAG GTGAACTGCAGAAAAGATCAGAAATTATCAAGTCACTGATGAGGAAGGTTAAAGTCCTGGAATCTAATCAGAGCGAATGTCAGTCGACCCTTCGGAAGACGCAGCTCCAGCTCCAGGAGATGATCCAGAAAGCCACGCACTCCTCGCTCCTCTCTGAGGACCTAGAG GCTAGAAATGAGAATCTCAGCAACACATTAGTGGAACTTTCTGCTCAAGTAGGACAATTACAAGCTAGAGAACAGGCTCTCACCACAATGATAAAGCTAaag GACAAAGATATAATTGAGGCAGTCAATCACATTGCAGATTGCTCGGGTAAATTTAAATTACTAGAACATGCTTTACGTGATGCTAAGATGGTAGAGACCTGTATTGTGAAAGAAAAGCAAGATTACAAGCAGAAGCTGAGAACTCTTAAGATTGAAGTCCATAAGCTGAAAG AGGACCTAAAtgaaaagacaacagaaaataatGAACAGCGAGAAGAGATTATTCGCCTCAAGCAAGAGAAAAGTTGCCTGCATGATGAATTGATTTTTACCG tagagagagaaaagaggaaagatgagTTACTGGATATTGCAAAGTCCAAGCAAGAACGTACAAACTCTGAACTGCATAATCTGAGACAG ATTTATGTGAAACAACAGAGTGACCTGCAGTTTCTTAATTTCAATGTGGAAAATTCTCAGGAATTGATCCAGTTTTATGACGCAAAGATGGAGGAGTCAAAAGCCCTAGAATCCAG CAGAGACATGTCTTTATCTGACCTCGAAAATAACTACTCAAAAATCGATATTAAGAGAGACAAATGTAAGAAGTCACTGGTTAAGGATCAAAAATTCGAGGCCATTTTGGCTCAACAAAAGGCAGACAAAAACTCTTGTGATGTGTGCAAAGAGAAGAAGCTGCAGATAAATAGTGCAGCTggagaaaaaaagatatttacgCTCTCATCTGTGCTTACCAAAGACCTAGTGGGCAAGCACAAGTGTTGGTCTTTGGGTGGAAAAATCCAGATTGAACCTGAAAACAAAGTTGCATTGTGCAAGATGCATGCACGATCCCTGAGAGATCAtgaatttggggttctaaatgaagAGAAGCAGCTCTCGGAAGTGTCGCTGCCTGATGAAAAGCAGTGGCAGGACATTGGTGTTTACCTGGGCCTGGCCAGCTGTTCTGACTCTCGAGAGCCCGAGCGGCTAGATGTGGACTGTCAGGACCCGACAGACAGATCGGATGCCTCCTGTGGCCCAAAAGACAATGGATGTCTGGCTGAGAGCAACCTGTGCATATCCAAGTGCTGCCACCCAAGTAACTTGATCATCGAGGCCCCGGGCCACATGTCTGATGCCGAGTGGATGAACATCTTCAAGCCAGGCAGAGGGCACAGGATTGTCCGCCACAAAaccgtgtgcgcgtgtgcaggcAGCCTCGGCGGAACCAA TGAACTCATTGCCCTCCAGCATTCCCACTCTTTGGATTCTTCAAAATGTGCCGGAAGAGAGGATGAGAGCGAAGTCCCACCTGAGAAAAAGAACTTGTCCAAGGCTTTGTTCCTCAGCAAAGACGGCACACTGTCTGGAGAGAAG GATGACTTTTCGCCCACAAGTAAGCTTCAGCGGCTGCTGGCAGAATCCAGGCAGATGGTCACAGATCTGGAACTGAGCACGCTGCTGCCCCTCAGCTGTGAGACCCACACCAGCAGCGACAGAAAT AACTCAGAAGTATTAGAAGAATCAGCTCCAAAGAATGTCATTGTCAGTCACTGA
- the Ccdc62 gene encoding coiled-coil domain-containing protein 62 isoform X9: MRKVKVLESNQSECQSTLRKTQLQLQEMIQKATHSSLLSEDLEARNENLSNTLVELSAQVGQLQAREQALTTMIKLKDKDIIEAVNHIADCSGKFKLLEHALRDAKMVETCIVKEKQDYKQKLRTLKIEVHKLKEDLNEKTTENNEQREEIIRLKQEKSCLHDELIFTVEREKRKDELLDIAKSKQERTNSELHNLRQIYVKQQSDLQFLNFNVENSQELIQFYDAKMEESKALESSRDMSLSDLENNYSKIDIKRDKCKKSLVKDQKFEAILAQQKADKNSCDVCKEKKLQINSAAGEKKIFTLSSVLTKDLVGKHKCWSLGGKIQIEPENKVALCKMHARSLRDHEFGVLNEEKQLSEVSLPDEKQWQDIGVYLGLASCSDSREPERLDVDCQDPTDRSDASCGPKDNGCLAESNLCISKCCHPSNLIIEAPGHMSDAEWMNIFKPGRGHRIVRHKTVCACAGSLGGTKYNSSSTSELIALQHSHSLDSSKCAGREDESEVPPEKKNLSKALFLSKDGTLSGEKDDFSPTSKLQRLLAESRQMVTDLELSTLLPLSCETHTSSDRNNSEVLEESAPKNVIVSH, translated from the exons ATGAGGAAGGTTAAAGTCCTGGAATCTAATCAGAGCGAATGTCAGTCGACCCTTCGGAAGACGCAGCTCCAGCTCCAGGAGATGATCCAGAAAGCCACGCACTCCTCGCTCCTCTCTGAGGACCTAGAG GCTAGAAATGAGAATCTCAGCAACACATTAGTGGAACTTTCTGCTCAAGTAGGACAATTACAAGCTAGAGAACAGGCTCTCACCACAATGATAAAGCTAaag GACAAAGATATAATTGAGGCAGTCAATCACATTGCAGATTGCTCGGGTAAATTTAAATTACTAGAACATGCTTTACGTGATGCTAAGATGGTAGAGACCTGTATTGTGAAAGAAAAGCAAGATTACAAGCAGAAGCTGAGAACTCTTAAGATTGAAGTCCATAAGCTGAAAG AGGACCTAAAtgaaaagacaacagaaaataatGAACAGCGAGAAGAGATTATTCGCCTCAAGCAAGAGAAAAGTTGCCTGCATGATGAATTGATTTTTACCG tagagagagaaaagaggaaagatgagTTACTGGATATTGCAAAGTCCAAGCAAGAACGTACAAACTCTGAACTGCATAATCTGAGACAG ATTTATGTGAAACAACAGAGTGACCTGCAGTTTCTTAATTTCAATGTGGAAAATTCTCAGGAATTGATCCAGTTTTATGACGCAAAGATGGAGGAGTCAAAAGCCCTAGAATCCAG CAGAGACATGTCTTTATCTGACCTCGAAAATAACTACTCAAAAATCGATATTAAGAGAGACAAATGTAAGAAGTCACTGGTTAAGGATCAAAAATTCGAGGCCATTTTGGCTCAACAAAAGGCAGACAAAAACTCTTGTGATGTGTGCAAAGAGAAGAAGCTGCAGATAAATAGTGCAGCTggagaaaaaaagatatttacgCTCTCATCTGTGCTTACCAAAGACCTAGTGGGCAAGCACAAGTGTTGGTCTTTGGGTGGAAAAATCCAGATTGAACCTGAAAACAAAGTTGCATTGTGCAAGATGCATGCACGATCCCTGAGAGATCAtgaatttggggttctaaatgaagAGAAGCAGCTCTCGGAAGTGTCGCTGCCTGATGAAAAGCAGTGGCAGGACATTGGTGTTTACCTGGGCCTGGCCAGCTGTTCTGACTCTCGAGAGCCCGAGCGGCTAGATGTGGACTGTCAGGACCCGACAGACAGATCGGATGCCTCCTGTGGCCCAAAAGACAATGGATGTCTGGCTGAGAGCAACCTGTGCATATCCAAGTGCTGCCACCCAAGTAACTTGATCATCGAGGCCCCGGGCCACATGTCTGATGCCGAGTGGATGAACATCTTCAAGCCAGGCAGAGGGCACAGGATTGTCCGCCACAAAaccgtgtgcgcgtgtgcaggcAGCCTCGGCGGAACCAAGTATAATTCTTCCTCCACAAG TGAACTCATTGCCCTCCAGCATTCCCACTCTTTGGATTCTTCAAAATGTGCCGGAAGAGAGGATGAGAGCGAAGTCCCACCTGAGAAAAAGAACTTGTCCAAGGCTTTGTTCCTCAGCAAAGACGGCACACTGTCTGGAGAGAAG GATGACTTTTCGCCCACAAGTAAGCTTCAGCGGCTGCTGGCAGAATCCAGGCAGATGGTCACAGATCTGGAACTGAGCACGCTGCTGCCCCTCAGCTGTGAGACCCACACCAGCAGCGACAGAAAT AACTCAGAAGTATTAGAAGAATCAGCTCCAAAGAATGTCATTGTCAGTCACTGA
- the Ccdc62 gene encoding coiled-coil domain-containing protein 62 isoform X2, which produces MNPSATFLAVRQNTGSEVENTTIEKQRKELQLLIGELKDRDKELNDMVAVHQRQLLSWEEDRQKVLTLEERCSKLEGELQKRSEIIKSLMRKVKVLESNQSECQSTLRKTQLQLQEMIQKATHSSLLSEDLEARNENLSNTLVELSAQVGQLQAREQALTTMIKLKDKDIIEAVNHIADCSGKFKLLEHALRDAKMVETCIVKEKQDYKQKLRTLKIEVHKLKEDLNEKTTENNEQREEIIRLKQEKSCLHDELIFTEREKRKDELLDIAKSKQERTNSELHNLRQIYVKQQSDLQFLNFNVENSQELIQFYDAKMEESKALESSRDMSLSDLENNYSKIDIKRDKCKKSLVKDQKFEAILAQQKADKNSCDVCKEKKLQINSAAGEKKIFTLSSVLTKDLVGKHKCWSLGGKIQIEPENKVALCKMHARSLRDHEFGVLNEEKQLSEVSLPDEKQWQDIGVYLGLASCSDSREPERLDVDCQDPTDRSDASCGPKDNGCLAESNLCISKCCHPSNLIIEAPGHMSDAEWMNIFKPGRGHRIVRHKTVCACAGSLGGTKYNSSSTSELIALQHSHSLDSSKCAGREDESEVPPEKKNLSKALFLSKDGTLSGEKDDFSPTSKLQRLLAESRQMVTDLELSTLLPLSCETHTSSDRNNSEVLEESAPKNVIVSH; this is translated from the exons AACACGGGGTCAGAAGTTGAGAATACTACTatcgagaaacaaaggaaggaactgCAGCTGCTCATTGGAGAATTAAAAGACCGAGATAAAGAGCTCAATGATATGGTTGCTGTACATCAAAGACAGCTGCTTTCATGGGAAGAAGATCGGCAGAAAGTGTTGACTCTGGAAGAACGTTGCAGCAAATTAGAAG GTGAACTGCAGAAAAGATCAGAAATTATCAAGTCACTGATGAGGAAGGTTAAAGTCCTGGAATCTAATCAGAGCGAATGTCAGTCGACCCTTCGGAAGACGCAGCTCCAGCTCCAGGAGATGATCCAGAAAGCCACGCACTCCTCGCTCCTCTCTGAGGACCTAGAG GCTAGAAATGAGAATCTCAGCAACACATTAGTGGAACTTTCTGCTCAAGTAGGACAATTACAAGCTAGAGAACAGGCTCTCACCACAATGATAAAGCTAaag GACAAAGATATAATTGAGGCAGTCAATCACATTGCAGATTGCTCGGGTAAATTTAAATTACTAGAACATGCTTTACGTGATGCTAAGATGGTAGAGACCTGTATTGTGAAAGAAAAGCAAGATTACAAGCAGAAGCTGAGAACTCTTAAGATTGAAGTCCATAAGCTGAAAG AGGACCTAAAtgaaaagacaacagaaaataatGAACAGCGAGAAGAGATTATTCGCCTCAAGCAAGAGAAAAGTTGCCTGCATGATGAATTGATTTTTACCG agagagaaaagaggaaagatgagTTACTGGATATTGCAAAGTCCAAGCAAGAACGTACAAACTCTGAACTGCATAATCTGAGACAG ATTTATGTGAAACAACAGAGTGACCTGCAGTTTCTTAATTTCAATGTGGAAAATTCTCAGGAATTGATCCAGTTTTATGACGCAAAGATGGAGGAGTCAAAAGCCCTAGAATCCAG CAGAGACATGTCTTTATCTGACCTCGAAAATAACTACTCAAAAATCGATATTAAGAGAGACAAATGTAAGAAGTCACTGGTTAAGGATCAAAAATTCGAGGCCATTTTGGCTCAACAAAAGGCAGACAAAAACTCTTGTGATGTGTGCAAAGAGAAGAAGCTGCAGATAAATAGTGCAGCTggagaaaaaaagatatttacgCTCTCATCTGTGCTTACCAAAGACCTAGTGGGCAAGCACAAGTGTTGGTCTTTGGGTGGAAAAATCCAGATTGAACCTGAAAACAAAGTTGCATTGTGCAAGATGCATGCACGATCCCTGAGAGATCAtgaatttggggttctaaatgaagAGAAGCAGCTCTCGGAAGTGTCGCTGCCTGATGAAAAGCAGTGGCAGGACATTGGTGTTTACCTGGGCCTGGCCAGCTGTTCTGACTCTCGAGAGCCCGAGCGGCTAGATGTGGACTGTCAGGACCCGACAGACAGATCGGATGCCTCCTGTGGCCCAAAAGACAATGGATGTCTGGCTGAGAGCAACCTGTGCATATCCAAGTGCTGCCACCCAAGTAACTTGATCATCGAGGCCCCGGGCCACATGTCTGATGCCGAGTGGATGAACATCTTCAAGCCAGGCAGAGGGCACAGGATTGTCCGCCACAAAaccgtgtgcgcgtgtgcaggcAGCCTCGGCGGAACCAAGTATAATTCTTCCTCCACAAG TGAACTCATTGCCCTCCAGCATTCCCACTCTTTGGATTCTTCAAAATGTGCCGGAAGAGAGGATGAGAGCGAAGTCCCACCTGAGAAAAAGAACTTGTCCAAGGCTTTGTTCCTCAGCAAAGACGGCACACTGTCTGGAGAGAAG GATGACTTTTCGCCCACAAGTAAGCTTCAGCGGCTGCTGGCAGAATCCAGGCAGATGGTCACAGATCTGGAACTGAGCACGCTGCTGCCCCTCAGCTGTGAGACCCACACCAGCAGCGACAGAAAT AACTCAGAAGTATTAGAAGAATCAGCTCCAAAGAATGTCATTGTCAGTCACTGA
- the Ccdc62 gene encoding coiled-coil domain-containing protein 62 isoform X6 — translation MNPSATFLAVRQNTGSEVENTTIEKQRKELQLLIGELKDRDKELNDMVAVHQRQLLSWEEDRQKVLTLEERCSKLEGELQKRSEIIKSLMRKVKVLESNQSECQSTLRKTQLQLQEMIQKATHSSLLSEDLEARNENLSNTLVELSAQVGQLQAREQALTTMIKLKDKDIIEAVNHIADCSGKFKLLEHALRDAKMVETCIVKEKQDYKQKLRTLKIEVHKLKEDLNEKTTENNEQREEIIRLKQEKSCLHDELIFTVEREKRKDELLDIAKSKQERTNSELHNLRQIYVKQQSDLQFLNFNVENSQELIQFYDAKMEESKALESSRDMSLSDLENNYSKIDIKRDKCKKSLVKDQKFEAILAQQKADKNSCDVCKEKKLQINSAAGEKKIFTLSSVLTKDLVGKHKCWSLGGKIQIEPENKVALCKMHARSLRDHEFGVLNEEKQLSEVSLPDEKQWQDIGVYLGLASCSDSREPERLDVDCQDPTDRSDASCGPKDNGCLAESNLCISKCCHPSNLIIEAPGHMSDAEWMNIFKPGRGHRIVRHKTVCACAGSLGGTKYNSSSTSELIALQHSHSLDSSKCAGREDESEVPPEKKNLSKALFLSKDGTLSGEKNSEVLEESAPKNVIVSH, via the exons AACACGGGGTCAGAAGTTGAGAATACTACTatcgagaaacaaaggaaggaactgCAGCTGCTCATTGGAGAATTAAAAGACCGAGATAAAGAGCTCAATGATATGGTTGCTGTACATCAAAGACAGCTGCTTTCATGGGAAGAAGATCGGCAGAAAGTGTTGACTCTGGAAGAACGTTGCAGCAAATTAGAAG GTGAACTGCAGAAAAGATCAGAAATTATCAAGTCACTGATGAGGAAGGTTAAAGTCCTGGAATCTAATCAGAGCGAATGTCAGTCGACCCTTCGGAAGACGCAGCTCCAGCTCCAGGAGATGATCCAGAAAGCCACGCACTCCTCGCTCCTCTCTGAGGACCTAGAG GCTAGAAATGAGAATCTCAGCAACACATTAGTGGAACTTTCTGCTCAAGTAGGACAATTACAAGCTAGAGAACAGGCTCTCACCACAATGATAAAGCTAaag GACAAAGATATAATTGAGGCAGTCAATCACATTGCAGATTGCTCGGGTAAATTTAAATTACTAGAACATGCTTTACGTGATGCTAAGATGGTAGAGACCTGTATTGTGAAAGAAAAGCAAGATTACAAGCAGAAGCTGAGAACTCTTAAGATTGAAGTCCATAAGCTGAAAG AGGACCTAAAtgaaaagacaacagaaaataatGAACAGCGAGAAGAGATTATTCGCCTCAAGCAAGAGAAAAGTTGCCTGCATGATGAATTGATTTTTACCG tagagagagaaaagaggaaagatgagTTACTGGATATTGCAAAGTCCAAGCAAGAACGTACAAACTCTGAACTGCATAATCTGAGACAG ATTTATGTGAAACAACAGAGTGACCTGCAGTTTCTTAATTTCAATGTGGAAAATTCTCAGGAATTGATCCAGTTTTATGACGCAAAGATGGAGGAGTCAAAAGCCCTAGAATCCAG CAGAGACATGTCTTTATCTGACCTCGAAAATAACTACTCAAAAATCGATATTAAGAGAGACAAATGTAAGAAGTCACTGGTTAAGGATCAAAAATTCGAGGCCATTTTGGCTCAACAAAAGGCAGACAAAAACTCTTGTGATGTGTGCAAAGAGAAGAAGCTGCAGATAAATAGTGCAGCTggagaaaaaaagatatttacgCTCTCATCTGTGCTTACCAAAGACCTAGTGGGCAAGCACAAGTGTTGGTCTTTGGGTGGAAAAATCCAGATTGAACCTGAAAACAAAGTTGCATTGTGCAAGATGCATGCACGATCCCTGAGAGATCAtgaatttggggttctaaatgaagAGAAGCAGCTCTCGGAAGTGTCGCTGCCTGATGAAAAGCAGTGGCAGGACATTGGTGTTTACCTGGGCCTGGCCAGCTGTTCTGACTCTCGAGAGCCCGAGCGGCTAGATGTGGACTGTCAGGACCCGACAGACAGATCGGATGCCTCCTGTGGCCCAAAAGACAATGGATGTCTGGCTGAGAGCAACCTGTGCATATCCAAGTGCTGCCACCCAAGTAACTTGATCATCGAGGCCCCGGGCCACATGTCTGATGCCGAGTGGATGAACATCTTCAAGCCAGGCAGAGGGCACAGGATTGTCCGCCACAAAaccgtgtgcgcgtgtgcaggcAGCCTCGGCGGAACCAAGTATAATTCTTCCTCCACAAG TGAACTCATTGCCCTCCAGCATTCCCACTCTTTGGATTCTTCAAAATGTGCCGGAAGAGAGGATGAGAGCGAAGTCCCACCTGAGAAAAAGAACTTGTCCAAGGCTTTGTTCCTCAGCAAAGACGGCACACTGTCTGGAGAGAAG AACTCAGAAGTATTAGAAGAATCAGCTCCAAAGAATGTCATTGTCAGTCACTGA